In the genome of Candidatus Nitrosotenuis sp. DW1, one region contains:
- the cofG gene encoding 7,8-didemethyl-8-hydroxy-5-deazariboflavin synthase subunit CofG: protein MNNLVFDCELLNHVIDGKEITKADASEIFEIAKNEPAELFSTATRLRNTHKQRTATFSKKSFFNLVNLCRDTCDYCTYKSEPNQQKTSMMSKENVRDLAKLAKKYRCTEALFVTGERPEQKYQEAREWLKENGFSSTAEYLAHASEIALSEGLFPHTNAGNLTKSEINDLKRTNVSMGLMLENSSDRLTKENMPHHLAPSKNPRARIQVLENAGDLKMPMTTGLLVGIGETPNEIIDSIFEIKKLHQRYGHIQEVILQNFQPKHDTKMGDFASAEENYFKIIVALTRVIMPQMNIQIPPNLSPNSYQSFLQVGINDWGGISPLTPDYVNPEFSWPKIKYVAENTENAGYELKARFPVYPEFMHMVNSDLHDKMSEIMDEDGWVREAYWK, encoded by the coding sequence TTGAATAACCTTGTGTTTGATTGTGAATTACTAAATCATGTAATAGACGGAAAGGAAATCACAAAAGCAGACGCAAGCGAGATTTTTGAAATTGCAAAAAACGAACCTGCAGAATTATTTAGCACTGCGACAAGGCTACGCAATACGCACAAACAAAGAACAGCCACATTTTCAAAAAAATCGTTCTTTAATCTCGTAAACCTTTGCAGGGACACCTGCGATTATTGCACATACAAATCAGAACCAAACCAGCAGAAAACATCCATGATGAGCAAAGAAAACGTCAGAGATTTGGCAAAGCTTGCAAAAAAATACAGGTGTACCGAAGCACTTTTTGTCACAGGTGAAAGGCCAGAACAGAAATACCAAGAGGCAAGAGAATGGCTCAAAGAGAACGGATTCTCAAGCACTGCCGAATATCTTGCCCATGCATCAGAAATTGCACTGTCAGAAGGACTTTTCCCACATACAAATGCAGGCAACCTTACAAAATCAGAGATAAATGATCTCAAAAGAACCAACGTGAGTATGGGCCTGATGCTTGAGAACTCGAGCGACCGTCTCACTAAAGAAAACATGCCGCACCATCTTGCTCCAAGCAAGAATCCCAGGGCACGAATTCAGGTCTTGGAAAATGCAGGCGACCTCAAGATGCCAATGACCACAGGGTTGCTTGTCGGAATCGGAGAGACCCCAAACGAGATAATCGACTCCATATTTGAGATAAAAAAACTGCACCAGAGATACGGGCACATACAAGAAGTCATTTTGCAAAACTTCCAACCAAAGCACGACACCAAGATGGGAGACTTTGCGTCTGCCGAGGAAAACTATTTCAAAATAATTGTGGCGCTAACAAGAGTGATAATGCCGCAAATGAACATCCAGATTCCGCCAAACCTCTCACCGAATTCATATCAAAGCTTTCTTCAAGTCGGGATAAACGACTGGGGCGGAATATCGCCGCTTACGCCAGACTACGTAAACCCCGAATTTAGCTGGCCCAAAATAAAGTACGTTGCAGAAAACACAGAAAATGCAGGCTACGAACTAAAGGCACGATTTCCAGTGTATCCAGAATTCATGCACATGGTAAATTCTGATCTTCACGACAAAATGTCAGAAATCATGGACGAGGACGGATGGGTGAGAGAGGCATACTGGAAATGA
- a CDS encoding S1C family serine protease codes for MNRSNAIISGLLGVVIILVAYSIILNPPQKTPTIEDISKTTKIVIGDQTSQDLTLTEIFEKTESGVVKINVKRPNDKRGNGLGSGFVYDKEGHIITNDHVIENAEKITVTFLDGRSFNANLVGKDLYTDLAVIKVNASEDALYPLTLGNSSKLKVGEQIAAIGNPFGLSGSMTSGIVSQIGRLLPSQDRGFQIPDIVQTDAAINPGNSGGPLLNMRGEVVGINTAIQSETGDFAGVGFAIPSRTVQKIIPTLIEKNTYHHPWVGISGRDIDPDLAEILKIKDTRGFLIINVLKDSPAEKAGLRGTTNSTTIDGITYQIGGDIVLAVDGITVRKIDDILIHLQRDKTVGDEMALQILRDGRVTSLVLTLEERPNASVLANNSTTNSTQK; via the coding sequence GTGAACAGATCAAATGCGATTATTTCCGGCCTGCTAGGCGTAGTAATAATACTTGTTGCATACAGCATAATTCTAAATCCTCCACAGAAAACGCCAACAATTGAGGATATCAGCAAGACAACAAAGATAGTCATAGGTGATCAAACATCACAGGATTTGACACTAACTGAAATTTTTGAAAAGACAGAATCAGGAGTAGTTAAGATAAACGTCAAAAGGCCAAATGACAAGAGAGGAAACGGGTTGGGCTCAGGTTTTGTGTATGACAAGGAAGGCCACATAATAACAAACGACCACGTCATTGAAAACGCTGAAAAAATAACAGTTACATTTTTGGACGGAAGATCATTTAATGCAAATCTAGTTGGAAAAGATCTTTACACAGATCTTGCAGTGATCAAAGTAAATGCAAGTGAGGACGCACTGTATCCACTCACACTTGGAAACTCGTCCAAACTAAAGGTTGGAGAACAGATTGCGGCAATTGGAAACCCATTTGGATTATCAGGCTCCATGACTTCGGGAATTGTAAGTCAGATTGGCAGACTGCTTCCATCACAGGACAGAGGGTTTCAGATTCCAGACATAGTTCAGACAGACGCTGCAATAAATCCCGGAAACTCAGGCGGGCCCCTTTTGAACATGAGAGGCGAAGTAGTTGGCATAAACACGGCAATCCAGTCAGAGACAGGAGACTTTGCAGGAGTAGGGTTTGCCATCCCTTCAAGAACAGTGCAAAAGATCATCCCAACGCTTATCGAGAAAAACACATACCACCATCCTTGGGTCGGAATCTCTGGAAGGGACATCGATCCTGACCTTGCAGAGATACTCAAAATCAAAGATACCCGTGGCTTTTTGATTATCAATGTACTAAAGGACAGTCCTGCAGAAAAGGCAGGGCTACGAGGAACCACCAATTCAACCACAATAGACGGAATCACATATCAGATAGGAGGAGACATAGTGCTGGCAGTCGACGGGATCACAGTTAGAAAGATCGACGATATTTTGATTCACCTCCAGCGCGACAAGACAGTCGGAGACGAAATGGCACTCCAGATTCTTCGCGACGGAAGAGTCACCAGCTTAGTACTGACCCTTGAGGAAAGACCAAACGCAAGCGTGCTGGCAAACAATTCAACAACCAATTCGACACAAAAATAA
- a CDS encoding glycosyltransferase, translating into MDFLDIVNYAFIATLIGVSGAWVFLIKSMLSSFRNTPYLDKFPQKDHKTPKVSVILPARNEEGFIEKCLDSLLDQDYENYEIIAIDDSSTDSTGNIIRNYATKDSRVIHVSAKPKPDGWMGKNWACMEGYAVATGEILLFTDSDTTHSRNVISLAVAHLLSHDLDALTAIPKMVCLDNWTRITLPMLSTFLHTRFSALRVNDPSKKTGYFFGSFFIIKKNTYEKVGMHQGVRQEIIEDGALGKKVKESGFRMKMVRGDHLINAVWARDRSTLWNALKRLMIPLYLQNARIAVGIFFAVLFLLFMPFPLLAYSSIFLGHSESFPALFIVSIVSSGLIYAAGMLDARELHIRFWHALCGPLGSLIIVSGFLSGILQAKRSRSVSWRGRVYSMKDHMQNSISV; encoded by the coding sequence ATGGATTTTCTGGACATTGTAAATTACGCGTTTATTGCAACATTGATTGGCGTATCTGGCGCATGGGTGTTTCTGATAAAATCAATGTTGTCATCATTTAGAAACACGCCATACTTGGACAAATTTCCTCAAAAAGATCACAAAACCCCCAAAGTATCAGTCATCCTACCGGCAAGAAATGAAGAAGGGTTTATTGAAAAATGTCTGGATTCACTACTAGACCAAGACTATGAAAACTATGAGATAATTGCGATTGATGATTCATCTACAGATTCAACTGGCAACATAATCAGAAACTATGCAACAAAAGATTCCAGGGTGATTCATGTCAGTGCAAAGCCAAAGCCTGATGGATGGATGGGAAAGAACTGGGCATGCATGGAAGGATATGCGGTGGCAACTGGTGAGATTTTGTTATTTACAGATTCTGACACAACGCATTCAAGGAACGTAATTTCGCTTGCAGTTGCCCATCTTTTGTCGCATGATCTTGACGCGTTAACAGCCATTCCAAAAATGGTCTGCCTTGACAACTGGACTAGGATCACGCTGCCAATGCTATCAACGTTTTTGCACACACGGTTTTCCGCACTCAGAGTAAACGATCCTTCAAAAAAGACAGGGTATTTTTTCGGGAGTTTCTTCATAATTAAAAAAAACACATACGAGAAAGTAGGGATGCATCAAGGAGTGAGACAGGAGATAATCGAAGACGGCGCACTTGGGAAGAAGGTAAAGGAATCAGGATTCAGAATGAAAATGGTAAGAGGAGATCACCTGATCAACGCAGTTTGGGCCAGAGACAGGTCCACACTCTGGAACGCGTTAAAGCGACTCATGATACCACTTTACTTACAAAACGCCAGAATCGCAGTCGGGATATTTTTTGCAGTGTTGTTCCTGCTTTTCATGCCATTTCCACTGCTTGCATACTCATCAATATTTTTAGGGCATTCAGAGTCGTTTCCTGCCCTTTTCATAGTGTCGATTGTTTCATCAGGCCTGATTTATGCAGCAGGCATGCTTGACGCACGAGAGCTGCACATCAGATTCTGGCACGCATTATGCGGCCCACTTGGCAGCTTGATAATCGTAAGTGGATTTCTAAGTGGAATTTTACAAGCTAAGAGAAGCAGGTCAGTATCGTGGAGAGGCAGAGTGTACTCTATGAAAGATCACATGCAAAATTCAATCAGCGTCTAA
- a CDS encoding type II toxin-antitoxin system RatA family toxin: MATIEASTTINAPVDKVWDFVSDIDSEPKYWKGTKQVRNISKEDSKVTREVTIAFKDSKCMQTVTFYPKEKIVAEFTEGILIGTKTIRLTPHEGGTKLDATWDIKLSGMMGMFTGMIKKHVKSGTEQALESIKQEIEK; the protein is encoded by the coding sequence ATGGCAACAATCGAGGCATCCACTACGATAAATGCCCCAGTTGACAAAGTCTGGGATTTTGTTTCAGACATAGACAGTGAGCCAAAATATTGGAAGGGGACAAAACAAGTACGCAACATTTCAAAGGAAGACAGCAAGGTAACAAGAGAGGTCACAATCGCATTCAAGGATTCAAAGTGCATGCAAACTGTGACATTTTATCCAAAAGAAAAGATTGTTGCAGAATTTACAGAAGGAATCCTAATTGGGACAAAAACAATACGACTTACGCCCCACGAAGGCGGCACCAAGCTTGATGCCACATGGGACATCAAGCTTTCAGGTATGATGGGAATGTTCACAGGCATGATCAAAAAGCATGTAAAAAGCGGCACAGAGCAGGCGCTTGAATCAATAAAGCAAGAAATCGAGAAGTAA
- a CDS encoding tRNA-binding protein: MTITYDDFAKLEIQVAKIISTERIPGKTKIIKGTIDLGGETRSLIIGGAQFFTPEELVGKTVIAITNLEPKTVGGVESNAMLLAADSNEKPFWLTVDESVPLGTKIK, from the coding sequence ATGACAATTACATATGATGATTTTGCAAAGCTGGAGATACAAGTTGCCAAAATTATCTCAACTGAGAGAATTCCTGGCAAGACAAAGATAATCAAGGGAACCATTGACCTTGGAGGTGAAACGCGCAGTTTGATAATCGGCGGCGCGCAGTTTTTTACACCAGAGGAACTAGTTGGCAAAACGGTTATTGCGATAACGAATCTTGAACCGAAGACTGTGGGGGGTGTTGAGTCAAACGCAATGCTTCTTGCAGCAGACAGCAATGAAAAACCGTTCTGGCTTACCGTTGACGAATCTGTCCCGCTTGGCACAAAAATAAAGTAG
- a CDS encoding PAC2 family protein, whose amino-acid sequence MQVETIENFKLKNITLISSLPDMGKVGGLVTHHIAEKIGARVAAKIILADKPWVNHKDGLVELPHDEYKLLVDEKNSLVIFTGENQPQEPATVFELVNFVIEMVQKWGNIKTVISSGGYIPLQKGYGNDVFGVANNQESLELLKTHNVKLLGDDVKSITWFNGLVLGIAKNKSINGIGLFGEIYDAELPQHRAAKNIINTIGKLLRLEINTDELEQKITEQPIEIKKEAPGIG is encoded by the coding sequence ATGCAAGTCGAAACTATCGAAAATTTTAAGCTAAAAAACATCACTCTGATTTCGTCGCTGCCAGACATGGGCAAGGTGGGAGGTTTGGTAACACACCACATTGCAGAAAAGATAGGTGCGCGGGTTGCCGCAAAGATAATTTTGGCAGACAAGCCGTGGGTAAATCACAAAGACGGTTTGGTCGAACTGCCGCATGACGAATACAAACTGTTAGTAGATGAGAAGAACTCGCTTGTTATTTTCACAGGAGAAAACCAGCCACAAGAACCAGCCACGGTATTTGAATTGGTAAACTTTGTAATCGAAATGGTACAAAAATGGGGAAATATCAAAACCGTAATTTCATCTGGCGGATACATACCACTTCAAAAAGGATACGGGAACGATGTGTTTGGAGTTGCCAACAATCAGGAATCATTAGAATTGTTAAAGACGCACAATGTCAAATTACTCGGAGACGATGTAAAGAGCATCACGTGGTTTAATGGACTTGTTCTTGGAATTGCAAAAAACAAGAGCATCAACGGAATTGGTCTTTTTGGCGAGATATATGATGCCGAACTGCCACAACACAGGGCGGCAAAAAACATCATAAACACGATTGGAAAACTTTTGAGACTTGAGATAAACACGGACGAGTTAGAGCAAAAAATTACCGAGCAGCCAATTGAGATAAAAAAGGAAGCCCCCGGAATAGGATAG